The Roseateles sp. XES5 genome window below encodes:
- a CDS encoding YbaN family protein: MRPIYMLAGLLMTALGIIGVFLPLLPTTPFLLVAVWCFSRSSPRLEAWLLNHRTLGPPLANWKREGAISGRTKVVALSLIAVSYGFFWYRVQPSLLLAAVVASILSASALFIATRPLPKGN, translated from the coding sequence GTGCGCCCGATCTACATGCTGGCCGGCCTGCTGATGACGGCGCTCGGCATCATCGGCGTCTTTCTGCCGCTGCTGCCGACGACGCCGTTCCTGCTCGTCGCCGTCTGGTGTTTTTCCCGCTCTTCGCCGCGCCTCGAAGCCTGGCTCCTGAACCACCGCACGCTCGGACCGCCTCTCGCCAACTGGAAGCGCGAGGGTGCGATCTCCGGGCGCACGAAGGTGGTCGCTCTCAGCCTGATCGCCGTCAGCTACGGTTTCTTCTGGTATCGGGTGCAGCCTTCGCTTCTGCTGGCCGCGGTCGTTGCCTCGATCCTCTCGGCAAGCGCCCTCTTCATCGCGACGCGACCCCTGCCGAAAGGGAATTGA
- the phnN gene encoding phosphonate metabolism protein/1,5-bisphosphokinase (PRPP-forming) PhnN translates to MTMEARPLPAPTGTMIVVVGPSGAGKDSVMSYAARHFAEETRVGFVRRVITRPADAGGEAHTAIDADGFRRQAAGGGFAVSWDAHGLSYGIPRETLAQLAEGVTLVANGSRSALPAFADAYPRLKVVLVTARPDILAARLAARGRESAEAIAKRLDRATPEIVVAADTVVIDNSGPLEAAGEAFVSLLTAALVRSD, encoded by the coding sequence ATGACCATGGAGGCACGGCCGCTGCCGGCACCGACCGGCACGATGATCGTCGTGGTAGGGCCGAGCGGCGCAGGCAAGGACAGCGTCATGTCCTATGCCGCACGACACTTTGCCGAGGAGACCCGCGTGGGGTTCGTGCGCCGTGTCATCACCCGTCCGGCCGATGCCGGCGGGGAAGCGCATACGGCCATCGATGCGGACGGGTTTCGCAGGCAGGCAGCCGGCGGCGGCTTCGCCGTCTCCTGGGACGCGCACGGCCTTTCCTACGGCATTCCGCGCGAGACGCTGGCGCAGCTGGCGGAGGGCGTGACGCTCGTCGCGAATGGCAGCCGCTCCGCGCTGCCGGCCTTTGCCGATGCCTATCCGCGCCTCAAGGTCGTTCTCGTTACCGCCCGGCCCGACATCCTCGCCGCACGCCTTGCCGCCCGCGGCCGCGAGAGCGCCGAGGCCATTGCAAAGCGGCTGGACCGCGCCACGCCGGAAATCGTCGTCGCCGCCGACACCGTCGTCATCGACAACAGCGGCCCGTTGGAGGCGGCGGGGGAGGCCTTCGTTTCCCTGCTGACCGCAGCGCTCGTACGCAGCGATTGA
- a CDS encoding flavohemoglobin expression-modulating QEGLA motif protein encodes MTRERSARKPPAAKAKSLAEEVIAALAAGKPVRRELDGGRLHIDRPLPFLCVYIGDPEAHIVAREVAAANASYLLTRTVEDALPLIASIAEALRKQCGAFVLLDVDEFQRDRLLSGDAPFLQPFEVMLSAPDGKAGASAMAAFETAVEGFETRFRTPRVETCAASDDPCARPELLSLKLPLLTLRFAPIYRVTGSDAIYPDLRERLIDNFLDAGLQALTAYLEAEGFPKPATYRAFGRKAFIDAVERADRGMDDVASSFDFLLAVTPINANAAWQEFKANRFDRPPRFLYRPLSLLVEREKRRLYAIALDRLEDPVLHQIYREKRQELDLQLTLIAERERARFVEFGRALYGPVEPSLLKAASEVLDGTTRAQRMPTRTPDDEDVVDCFHVERRARAMMMSYHQRYDGFDAAIELRDDVPAGLLVSGPRLLISRRTRMMRQRVDALLSHEVGVHLLTYFNGSAQGLRVFRTGLAGYEGMQEGLAVFAEFLAGGFTPERLRLLAARVVGCDLMLAGASFVESFQHLTRQHDLDAETAFGLLLRVFRGGGLAKDAIYLRGLLSLLSHLKAGGALDPFWMGKIAAIHFSVMEELGVRGLLKPPVLRPLCLETERGRARLERARTGLTPLAMLEA; translated from the coding sequence ATGACCAGAGAAAGATCCGCACGTAAACCGCCTGCGGCGAAAGCGAAATCGCTTGCAGAGGAGGTGATTGCGGCGCTTGCGGCCGGCAAGCCCGTGCGCCGGGAGCTGGACGGTGGCCGGCTGCACATCGACCGCCCACTGCCGTTCCTGTGCGTCTACATCGGCGATCCCGAAGCCCATATCGTGGCCCGCGAAGTGGCGGCAGCCAATGCCTCCTATCTGCTTACCCGCACTGTCGAGGATGCCTTGCCGCTGATCGCCTCCATTGCCGAGGCACTGCGCAAGCAATGCGGCGCCTTCGTGCTGCTCGACGTGGATGAATTCCAGCGCGATCGGCTGCTCTCCGGCGATGCCCCCTTCCTCCAGCCGTTCGAGGTGATGCTGTCCGCGCCGGACGGAAAGGCCGGGGCGAGCGCGATGGCGGCCTTCGAGACGGCAGTAGAGGGGTTCGAGACGCGTTTCCGGACGCCACGGGTCGAGACCTGCGCGGCAAGCGACGATCCCTGCGCACGGCCGGAGCTGCTTTCCCTGAAGCTTCCCCTGCTGACGCTGCGCTTCGCACCGATCTATCGCGTTACCGGCTCGGACGCGATCTACCCCGACCTGCGCGAGCGCCTCATCGACAACTTCCTCGACGCCGGTCTGCAGGCCCTGACGGCTTATCTCGAAGCGGAGGGTTTCCCGAAACCGGCAACCTACCGCGCCTTCGGCCGCAAGGCCTTCATCGATGCGGTCGAGCGCGCGGACCGCGGCATGGACGACGTCGCGTCCAGTTTCGACTTCCTCCTCGCCGTAACCCCGATCAATGCCAATGCCGCCTGGCAGGAGTTCAAGGCAAACCGCTTCGACCGGCCGCCGCGGTTCCTCTATCGGCCGCTGAGCCTTCTGGTGGAACGGGAGAAGCGCCGCCTCTACGCCATCGCGCTCGACCGGCTGGAAGATCCGGTCCTGCATCAGATCTACCGCGAGAAGCGGCAGGAACTCGATCTTCAGCTGACGCTCATCGCCGAGCGCGAAAGGGCGCGCTTCGTCGAGTTCGGCCGTGCGCTCTATGGCCCGGTCGAGCCATCCCTGCTGAAAGCGGCTTCAGAGGTTCTCGACGGCACCACCAGGGCACAGCGCATGCCGACCCGCACGCCCGATGACGAGGATGTGGTGGATTGCTTCCATGTCGAGCGGCGTGCCCGCGCGATGATGATGTCCTACCATCAGCGCTATGACGGGTTCGATGCGGCCATCGAGTTGCGCGACGACGTGCCGGCGGGCCTGCTCGTCTCCGGACCGCGCCTCCTGATCTCACGGCGCACGCGCATGATGCGCCAGCGCGTCGATGCCCTGCTCAGCCACGAAGTCGGGGTGCACCTTCTCACCTATTTCAACGGCTCGGCGCAGGGCTTGCGCGTCTTCCGCACCGGCCTTGCCGGCTATGAAGGCATGCAGGAAGGACTTGCGGTCTTCGCCGAATTCCTGGCCGGCGGCTTCACGCCGGAGCGGTTGCGGCTGCTTGCCGCGCGCGTCGTCGGGTGCGACCTGATGCTGGCAGGCGCCTCCTTCGTCGAAAGCTTCCAGCACCTCACCCGGCAGCACGATCTCGATGCGGAAACCGCCTTCGGCCTGCTGTTGCGCGTCTTTCGCGGCGGCGGGCTTGCCAAGGATGCGATCTACCTGCGGGGTCTCCTGTCCCTGCTCAGCCATCTGAAGGCCGGTGGTGCGCTCGATCCGTTCTGGATGGGCAAGATCGCCGCGATCCATTTCAGCGTGATGGAGGAACTCGGCGTGCGCGGCCTGCTGAAGCCGCCGGTCCTCCGCCCGCTGTGCCTCGAAACGGAACGCGGACGCGCGCGGCTGGAGCGCGCCCGCACCGGACTCACCCCCCTTGCCATGCTCGAAGCTTGA
- a CDS encoding DUF2934 domain-containing protein: MMTDARREWISKRAYTLWEEAGRPHGHDGDHWEQAVRERDEFERVALVDDVKPIGAKKPLIDISTDAKATNTVSAKPKKKAEAEKPVAAKAVAKAKSAKAINSKPI, encoded by the coding sequence ATGATGACGGATGCGCGACGGGAATGGATCAGCAAGCGGGCCTACACGCTCTGGGAAGAGGCCGGCCGCCCTCACGGGCATGACGGCGATCATTGGGAACAGGCAGTGCGCGAGCGCGACGAGTTCGAGCGCGTGGCGCTTGTCGACGACGTCAAGCCGATCGGCGCAAAGAAGCCGCTGATCGACATCTCCACTGACGCGAAGGCCACGAACACCGTCTCTGCCAAGCCGAAGAAGAAGGCGGAAGCGGAAAAACCGGTTGCCGCCAAGGCCGTCGCGAAGGCGAAATCGGCCAAGGCGATCAACAGCAAGCCGATCTGA
- a CDS encoding N-formylglutamate amidohydrolase: MTDENGQVDEHIWWTVQRGASPVVGTAIHDGHAVRPGLLDKMALDARERLREEDPFTGETIAGLANRIVFHRSRFEVDINRARDGAIYLTPEQAWGLKVWRSPLSETEVDDSLGVHDAYYDMLENHLRGVEAQHGRFVVLDIHSYNHRRAGPAAPPTEQNAAPDINIGTASMDRTRWAPVVDAFMAFAADFDFLGRRLDVRENIAFQGRGEQTRFIHERFPQNGCAIAVEFKKFFMDEWTGTPDWQAIAALQALLTAAVPILERALREVE, translated from the coding sequence ATGACGGACGAAAACGGACAGGTGGACGAGCATATCTGGTGGACCGTGCAGCGCGGCGCTTCGCCCGTCGTCGGCACGGCCATCCATGACGGCCACGCCGTGCGACCCGGCCTCCTCGACAAGATGGCGCTCGACGCCCGCGAACGCCTGCGGGAGGAGGATCCGTTTACCGGCGAGACCATTGCCGGCCTCGCCAATCGCATCGTTTTTCATCGCTCCCGCTTTGAGGTCGACATCAATCGCGCCCGCGACGGCGCGATCTATCTGACGCCGGAGCAGGCATGGGGTCTGAAGGTCTGGCGGTCGCCGCTATCCGAGACCGAGGTCGACGATAGCCTCGGCGTGCATGATGCCTATTACGACATGCTCGAAAACCACCTGCGCGGCGTTGAGGCGCAGCACGGCCGCTTCGTCGTGCTCGACATCCACAGCTACAACCACCGGCGCGCCGGACCGGCCGCGCCACCGACGGAACAGAACGCCGCACCCGATATCAATATCGGCACCGCCTCCATGGACAGAACGCGATGGGCACCCGTTGTCGATGCCTTCATGGCCTTTGCGGCCGACTTCGACTTCCTTGGCCGCCGGTTGGACGTGCGCGAGAACATCGCCTTCCAGGGGCGCGGCGAGCAGACACGTTTCATCCATGAGCGCTTTCCCCAAAACGGCTGCGCCATCGCCGTGGAGTTCAAGAAGTTCTTCATGGACGAATGGACCGGCACGCCCGACTGGCAGGCCATCGCCGCGTTGCAGGCGCTCCTGACCGCCGCCGTGCCGATCCTTGAACGGGCATTGCGGGAGGTCGAATGA
- a CDS encoding glutathione synthase, producing the protein MRIAFFVNSIEGETPTYTTTALAMAALSRGHDICYLTPGDFVLRADDSLNVRGRLLPGKRYKKAESFHAALQGDETTVETMDVRDVDVLFLRNDPSLDAEARPWAAHVGAMFGRLASARGTIVVNDPDGLALAQNKLYFQAFPQAVRPETLISKSIDEIRAFIDMHKEGVIVKPLQGSGGKNVFKIGSPDEANLNQIFEAVSGEGYLIAQNYLPAASEGDIRLFLMNGRPLVRDGKYAAIRRVPAKGEVRSNIHASGTAAPVAITPDILAIAEMVRPKLVEDGMFLVGLDIVGDKILEINVFTPGGLSTMFDLYEADFADSVIAALEEKVAQRDAYAGAIANRTLATL; encoded by the coding sequence ATGCGTATCGCCTTTTTCGTCAACTCGATCGAGGGGGAAACCCCGACCTACACCACCACCGCGCTCGCCATGGCGGCGCTCTCGCGGGGGCACGACATCTGCTACCTGACGCCCGGTGACTTCGTGCTTCGGGCGGACGACAGCCTCAACGTGCGCGGCCGCCTTCTGCCCGGCAAGCGCTACAAGAAGGCGGAAAGTTTCCACGCGGCCCTTCAGGGCGACGAAACGACCGTGGAGACGATGGACGTGCGCGACGTCGACGTGCTGTTCCTGCGCAACGATCCTTCGCTCGATGCTGAGGCGAGGCCCTGGGCGGCCCATGTCGGCGCGATGTTCGGCCGGTTGGCGAGCGCCCGCGGTACGATCGTCGTCAACGATCCGGACGGTCTCGCCCTCGCGCAGAACAAGCTTTACTTCCAGGCATTTCCGCAGGCCGTCCGACCGGAAACGCTGATCTCCAAGAGCATCGATGAAATCCGCGCCTTCATCGACATGCACAAGGAGGGCGTGATCGTGAAGCCCCTGCAGGGCTCCGGTGGCAAGAACGTCTTCAAGATCGGCTCGCCGGACGAAGCCAATCTCAACCAGATCTTCGAGGCGGTGAGCGGGGAAGGGTACCTGATCGCCCAGAACTATCTGCCGGCGGCGAGCGAAGGCGATATCCGCCTCTTCCTGATGAACGGCCGCCCACTCGTGCGCGACGGCAAATATGCCGCGATCCGGCGCGTGCCGGCAAAGGGCGAGGTGCGTTCCAACATCCACGCCAGCGGCACGGCGGCCCCCGTCGCGATCACGCCCGACATCCTCGCCATTGCCGAGATGGTGCGCCCGAAACTCGTCGAGGACGGCATGTTCCTCGTCGGCCTCGACATCGTCGGCGACAAGATCCTGGAAATCAACGTCTTCACGCCGGGCGGGCTGAGCACGATGTTCGATCTCTACGAGGCCGATTTCGCAGACAGCGTCATCGCCGCGCTGGAGGAAAAGGTCGCCCAGCGCGACGCCTATGCCGGCGCCATCGCCAACCGGACGCTCGCAACGCTGTAG
- a CDS encoding alpha-D-ribose 1-methylphosphonate 5-triphosphate diphosphatase, protein MTRETVLSNARIVLEDRVLDGTLVLRDGLIADISEGASAAGEDMEGDFLLPGLVELHTDHLEAHYSPRPGVRWGLTAAIQAHDAQVVTSGITTVFDCLRMGSDEDGGFEKGEMRSMANAIAEAQDDDRLRAQHLIHLRCEVSTDNVLDHYEEFEDDPLVRLVSLMDHAPGQRQFQTMEQYILYYKKKRGLTDDEFAAFCKRQQDLSARYAKPHRDAIAASCAARDISVASHDDATLEHVEEAIGYGIRLAEFPTSFEAAKASHGAGMSVLMGAPNIVRGKSHSGNIAARDLAEMGVLDVLSSDYVPFSLMHAPFILADEGMDLPKAIAMVSTTPARTVGLDDRGAIAKGLRADLARVRRPSGVPVVRSVWRQGRRVA, encoded by the coding sequence ATGACCCGCGAAACCGTTCTTTCCAATGCCCGTATCGTGCTTGAGGACAGGGTCCTCGACGGCACGCTGGTTCTGCGCGACGGCCTTATCGCCGACATTTCCGAAGGCGCGTCCGCTGCCGGCGAGGACATGGAGGGGGACTTTCTCCTGCCCGGCCTCGTCGAATTGCACACCGACCATCTCGAAGCCCACTATTCGCCGCGTCCCGGCGTGCGCTGGGGCCTGACGGCCGCGATCCAGGCGCATGACGCCCAGGTCGTCACATCGGGCATCACCACCGTCTTCGACTGCCTGCGCATGGGTTCGGACGAGGACGGCGGCTTCGAGAAGGGCGAGATGCGCTCCATGGCAAATGCCATTGCCGAGGCGCAGGACGACGACCGCCTGCGCGCGCAACACCTCATTCACCTGCGCTGCGAAGTATCGACCGACAACGTGCTCGACCACTACGAGGAATTCGAGGACGACCCGCTCGTCCGCCTCGTCTCGCTGATGGACCACGCCCCCGGCCAGCGCCAGTTCCAGACGATGGAACAGTACATCCTCTACTACAAGAAGAAGCGCGGCCTGACCGACGACGAGTTCGCCGCCTTCTGCAAGCGCCAGCAGGATCTTTCCGCCCGCTATGCCAAACCGCATCGCGACGCCATTGCCGCCTCCTGCGCCGCCCGCGACATCTCCGTCGCCAGCCACGACGATGCGACGCTGGAACATGTCGAGGAAGCCATCGGCTATGGCATCCGCCTTGCCGAATTTCCCACCAGTTTCGAGGCCGCCAAGGCCTCGCATGGCGCTGGCATGAGCGTGCTGATGGGCGCGCCGAACATCGTGCGCGGCAAGTCCCATTCGGGCAACATCGCCGCTCGCGACCTTGCGGAGATGGGCGTGCTCGACGTGCTGTCCTCCGACTACGTTCCGTTCAGCCTCATGCATGCGCCCTTCATCCTGGCCGACGAGGGCATGGATCTGCCGAAGGCGATCGCGATGGTATCCACCACGCCCGCCCGCACCGTCGGCCTCGATGACCGCGGGGCCATCGCGAAAGGTCTGCGCGCCGATCTCGCGCGCGTGCGCCGTCCCTCCGGCGTTCCCGTCGTGCGCTCGGTCTGGCGCCAGGGCCGGCGGGTGGCATGA
- a CDS encoding deoxyribodipyrimidine photo-lyase: MAQQEQAPVIVWFRKDLRTDDNAALAAAAQTERPIVALYVREPEAVGTGPLGAAQAWWLHHSLASLARRLDALGAQLILRSGAACDVLDSLIAETGADTIYWNRRHDPPGIAIDKDIKASLKARGIAAKSFAGQLLHDPMRLLTGEKKPYRVYTPFWRALEREGEPHEPVDAPERLSSPARPPGSENLADWALLPEKPDWAASFAEIWTPGEDAARERLDDFVDDAIGGYKADRDRPAIDATSFLSPHLAMGEISPARVWHATRGLKAPAEDVIHFRKELAWREFCHHLHFHFPELAEKNWNARFDGFPWETGETHFRLWTRGMTGYPIVDAGMRQLWKHGWMHNRVRMITASFLIKHLMIDWRRGETWFRDTLVDADAASNAANWQWVAGSGADASPFFRIFNPILQGEKFDPDGAYVRTFVPELEKLDAAWIHKPFDAPESALKDAGIALGKTYPKPVVNHGKARERALAAYKSLKND, encoded by the coding sequence ATGGCACAACAGGAGCAGGCACCCGTCATCGTCTGGTTTCGCAAGGACCTGCGCACCGACGACAACGCGGCCCTCGCCGCCGCGGCACAAACGGAACGTCCCATCGTCGCCCTCTATGTTCGCGAGCCTGAAGCCGTCGGCACAGGCCCCCTCGGCGCGGCGCAAGCCTGGTGGCTGCACCATTCGCTGGCGTCCCTCGCCCGGCGGCTGGATGCGCTCGGTGCGCAGCTCATTCTGCGCAGCGGGGCAGCCTGCGACGTGCTGGATAGTCTCATCGCGGAAACCGGCGCCGACACGATCTATTGGAACCGTCGGCACGATCCGCCGGGCATCGCCATCGACAAGGACATCAAGGCTTCCTTGAAGGCGCGCGGTATCGCTGCAAAGAGTTTTGCCGGGCAATTGCTGCACGACCCGATGCGTCTCCTGACCGGCGAGAAGAAGCCTTATCGGGTCTATACGCCTTTCTGGCGGGCGCTGGAGCGGGAGGGCGAGCCGCATGAACCGGTCGATGCGCCGGAGCGGCTGTCGTCGCCGGCCAGGCCGCCCGGCTCGGAAAATCTGGCGGATTGGGCGTTGCTACCGGAAAAGCCGGACTGGGCGGCATCCTTCGCGGAGATCTGGACACCGGGAGAGGATGCGGCGCGCGAACGGCTCGACGATTTCGTCGACGATGCGATTGGCGGCTACAAGGCGGACCGCGACCGGCCGGCGATCGACGCGACGTCCTTCCTGTCGCCGCATCTGGCGATGGGCGAGATCTCCCCTGCCCGCGTCTGGCATGCAACGCGTGGCCTGAAGGCGCCCGCGGAGGATGTGATCCATTTCCGCAAGGAACTGGCCTGGCGGGAATTCTGCCATCACCTGCATTTCCACTTCCCGGAGCTTGCCGAGAAAAACTGGAACGCGCGGTTCGACGGCTTTCCTTGGGAAACGGGCGAGACGCATTTCCGGCTCTGGACACGAGGCATGACCGGGTATCCGATTGTCGATGCCGGCATGCGACAGCTTTGGAAACACGGCTGGATGCACAACCGCGTGCGCATGATCACCGCCTCCTTCCTCATCAAGCATCTGATGATCGACTGGCGGCGCGGTGAGACATGGTTCCGCGATACGCTTGTGGACGCCGATGCGGCCTCGAATGCGGCAAACTGGCAATGGGTGGCGGGGTCTGGCGCCGATGCCTCGCCCTTCTTCCGTATCTTCAATCCGATCCTGCAGGGCGAAAAATTCGACCCTGACGGCGCCTATGTCCGCACCTTCGTGCCCGAACTGGAAAAGCTGGATGCCGCCTGGATCCACAAGCCCTTCGATGCTCCTGAAAGCGCGTTGAAGGACGCCGGGATCGCGCTTGGGAAAACCTATCCCAAGCCCGTCGTGAACCATGGCAAGGCGCGCGAGCGCGCCCTTGCCGCCTATAAGTCCCTGAAAAACGACTGA
- a CDS encoding DUF1045 domain-containing protein, with translation MRYALYFTPSASDPLTLAAQRWLGRNAFTGATLEQPVASGFDAAALAGLTADPRRYGFHATLKAPFTLAEGRSEAELLAEIGRFVSEADPFDIPEVVVGRLGSFFALVPGDHCEPLQAFAGEVVRRFERFRAPLTSADIARRKPDELTADERQNLVQWGYPYVFDEFRFHMTLTGRVPAERRDAVEKVLLDHFAEFHGRPLPVAGLSLFREPSRGADFTIHSLFPLGGAANRKTA, from the coding sequence GTGCGTTACGCCCTCTACTTCACGCCGTCCGCAAGCGACCCCCTGACCCTTGCCGCCCAGCGCTGGCTGGGGCGCAATGCGTTTACAGGCGCCACGCTGGAGCAGCCGGTTGCAAGCGGCTTCGACGCCGCGGCGCTTGCCGGCCTGACCGCCGATCCGCGCCGCTACGGTTTCCACGCCACCCTGAAAGCCCCCTTCACGCTCGCCGAAGGCCGCAGCGAAGCCGAGCTCCTCGCCGAGATCGGCCGCTTCGTTTCGGAGGCAGACCCCTTCGACATCCCCGAAGTCGTCGTCGGCCGCCTCGGCTCCTTCTTCGCGCTGGTACCGGGCGATCATTGCGAACCGCTGCAGGCTTTCGCCGGCGAAGTGGTGCGCCGCTTCGAGCGCTTCCGCGCGCCGCTGACCTCGGCCGACATCGCCCGCCGCAAGCCGGACGAACTGACCGCCGACGAGCGCCAGAACCTCGTGCAATGGGGCTACCCCTATGTCTTCGACGAATTCCGCTTTCACATGACGCTGACGGGCCGCGTCCCGGCCGAGCGCCGCGATGCCGTCGAAAAGGTACTGCTCGATCATTTCGCCGAATTTCACGGCCGGCCGCTGCCGGTCGCCGGCCTCTCGCTCTTCCGCGAACCCTCGCGCGGCGCCGATTTCACCATTCATTCGCTCTTCCCGCTCGGGGGAGCCGCCAACAGAAAGACCGCCTGA